One genomic region from Plasmodium berghei ANKA genome assembly, chromosome: 4 encodes:
- a CDS encoding eukaryotic translation initiation factor 4E, putative, whose product MKYLTFNKSSKDAFDLNEKIEATKIDLSNPLLLQYNWVIWEQVSDNKIKQSNNYKDYTRPLAKFNSVQKFWQLWNRLPQPSDLLAQRSMTRFSDDGIFRIVDALMIFRDNIQPMWEDPANAGGGHFEYKILPKDFPYSQIDEFWNNLVLAIIGCSLKHYDLITGIRLVDKLSTTRYGYIRIEIWYTTITDENVRNHLRKDLEEHMCNRIDGSHVYPPRVKSLSHVHK is encoded by the coding sequence atgaagtACCTAACTTTTAATAAGAGTAGCAAAGATGCATTtgatttaaatgaaaaaattgaagCAACGAAGATTGATTTATCAAATCCCTTATTGTTACAATATAATTGGGTAATATGGGAACAAGTTtctgataataaaattaaacaaagtaataattataagGATTATACAAGACCATTAGCAAAATTTAATAGCGTTCAAAAATTTTGGCAATTATGGAATAGATTACCACAGCCAAGTGATTTACTTGCACAAAGAAGTATGACCAGATTCTCAGATGATGGAATATTTCGTATTGTGGATGCTCTTATGATTTTTAGAGATAATATTCAACCAATGTGGGAAGATCCAGCCAATGCTGGAGGGGGacattttgaatataagATATTACCAAAAGATTTTCCATATAGTCAAATAGATGAATTTTGGAATAATCTTGTTCTTGCAATTATTGGTTGTAGTTTAAAACATTATGACTTAATAACAGGAATTAGGTTAGTGGATAAATTAAGTACCACCCGCTATGGTTATATAAGAATAGAAATATGGTATACCACAATAACAGACGAAAATGTTAGAAATCATTTAAGAAAAGACCTTGAAGAACACATGTGTAATCGTATAGATGGTTCTCATGTTTATCCCCCAAGAGTTAAAAGTCTTAGTCACGTACATAAGTAA
- a CDS encoding circumsporozoite- and TRAP-related protein: MNKKFVLALSYLVLCVHFIIASTKGNQDEFNGGKVVRDSFLQKNISRRQSSPCAGDECFCQSYYDLTLILDESGSIRKSNWVEYVVPFTEQIVKGLKIGENDIHVGILLFALRNRDYITFDNDIRYKKTELLKKVNDLNDDYRAGGDTYILEALKYSLKKYSMNKNARDDAPKVTILFTDGNDIHASKSEFHKMYSEYQEKHVKLLVLGVSAAEESKLKVIAGCENHSSCPSAMKAEWETINNITNKLTNKICDTESESNIIPEPSQPIPCNGDDCFCKDYYDLTLILDDSVSITLYKWKKDVIPFSEKLINNLNISKDKVHVGIMRFSKEVITDVDYSQDTRYIKNDLISVVKGLNKKYRYGSRTNIVDALDYSLKNFTRHPNSRQNAPKVTILFTDGNDTSKTLAEERNMGILYRHEQVRLILVGVGQASSIDLYALADCEYGKNCSQVIECKWNELTGITTIITDKICDIESGEIPNPPETPGSSVVTNPDNVASCQNDEDCYCKDFYDVTLILDESSSIGEFRWTMEVIPFAKDVINNLNIDYDSVHVGVLLFSHYALDLVPFSDEARYNKYTLIKKIDSLKTNYGNGHESFIVKTLKYALSNYTKGSGRTNAPKITMLFTDGNDSSESDIDMYNIGSLYRTERVKLLVIGVSMASENKLKQLVGCAQNLPCPFVIKTEWGTLDALSKVFVDKICDTGSILPPESNKPEPEAPTPPCIGNDCFCHDIYDLTVILDESGSIGAYNWEKQVYPFTEKFLNNLEISENKVHVGIMLFAQFNRDFVKFSDKESYDKENLMKQIKGLKESYKSGGYTYIIEALNYGLANYTHHEASRSDVPKVTMLFTDGNNTNPGDKLLSDVSLLYKQENVKLLVVGVGASTMANLRLLAGCHKTDGNCPLATKTEWDNLQDISKLMADKICNAETPEIEEPESTCLGDECLCEDYFDLTFVAVPSSSKDYKKRSGLIRYAKNIINMFNIGKKNVHVSISIYLGTKSINRDFDDAIAYDRTGLLRVLDQMDNYFSEDKTNISEALEIGLNQTFGNGNREKAPKIALLLTDSNNDTYEKSRLENISKNYTDKGVKLLVIGKVDLSKEILFVAGGCDINNDTCSNVLIYNSFINDNSIENFIGENICDNSSVSGNGNGSGESGGSPLPPSIQCTDELCEECDDDVCDNNPSCKKAMDIVIALDQSRGITNLQWTTYVKPFMVYTVKENYLSKNRSHVTIVKMKANRGKEQWSLYRKLSYKKNRILKKIDKLQMSYSNIINLADNLKYIRTKTFNKTPAYKKKLIIMLVEGKSNSDLNELRKEIELLKLNKITLYVYAIDNIDEKEYKILGDCEISSSICENIVKVSWENLLSSVEIHNKFICNKYPEDAECSEWGEWSACPQLSCDRAISKRERKRPYYTIKEEGYSGTEYGNSCMDLGSIEYRACPVKDECNDVCGDFGEWSQCSTSCGDGIRIRTRNVSPDNEMCQTFNKTEIEPCNIQSCGSTEICEDIGNWSEWSACSKTCGYSIRERKFTIFPESIDEHSYCEHFEKIETEVCSVPKCENEECFDWDDWSEWSAPCGPRKRVQRARLYKNRSESSSTIPRPNSGKNDNCEDFYQDKIEYDEESSCPDNSCGSWTEWSECDRPCNVGMRIRHFITNIVGFNEGNDDECLENYNKIETEPCLNLPICNSGECNDWETWVDCKTDKDAYTCHVPNKRILTRKLDLLKNPKTDTSQACNDYSLFREEDCPTGNTPCVDALCNEWDEWGSCSETCGLDSFRIRKRKEPLELIPASSDINGNIGLTCEEQNIRIEEKEACNVPACVPPVLDGSNNGENSEGDSSEGFGTGEKISMAAGIIGLVGLAAGGLIYGYNTLNGGETPHNSNMEFENVENNDGIIEEENEDFEVIDANDPMWN, from the coding sequence atgaacaaaaaatttGTGTTAGCATTGTCTTATTTAGTACTATGTGtgcattttattatagCAAGCACAAAAGGAAATCAAGATGAATTTAATGGAGGAAAAGTTGTAAGAGATTCGTttcttcaaaaaaatatatcaagaAGGCAATCGTCACCATGTGCAGGTGATGAGTGTTTTTGTCAAAGTTATTACGATTTAACTTTGATTTTAGATGAATCAGGAAGTATCCGAAAATCAAATTGGGTAGAGTATGTTGTCCCATTTACAGAACAAATTGTAAAGGGTTTAAAAATAGGCGAAAATGACATTCACGTGggaattttattattcgcCTTGAGAAATAGAGATTATATTACTTTTGATAATGATATACGATACAAAAAAACTGAACTTTTGAAAAAAGTAAATGATCTAAATGACGATTATCGTGCAGGAGGAGACACCTATATCTTAGAAGCTTTAAAGTATtcattgaaaaaatattcaatgAACAAAAATGCAAGGGATGATGCACCAAAGGTAACAATACTATTCACCGATGGCAATGATATACATGCATCTAAGTCTGAATTTCATAAGATGTATTCCGAATACCAAGAAAAACATGTAAAGTTGTTAGTTCTGGGTGTTTCAGCTGCAGAAGAGAGTAAATTAAAAGTTATAGCTGGGTGTGAGAATCATTCAAGTTGTCCAAGTGCTATGAAAGCAGAATGGGAAACTATAAATAAcataacaaataaattaactaataaaatatgtgaTACAGAATCTGAGTCCAATATAATCCCAGAACCATCCCAACCAATTCCATGTAATGGGGATGATTGCTTTTGCAAAGATTATTATGATTTAACTTTAATTTTAGATGATTCAGTAAGCATTACACTATATAAATGGAAGAAAGATGTTATTCCCTTTTCAGAAAAActtataaacaatttaaatataagtaAAGATAAAGTACATGTAGGAATTATGCGTTTTTCAAAAGAAGTAATAACTGATGTTGATTATAGTCAAGATACaagatatataaaaaatgatttgaTAAGTGTAGTTAAAGGgctaaataaaaagtatagATATGGATCACGTACCAATATAGTGGATGCATTAGATTATTCTCTAAAAAACTTCACAAGACATCCAAATAGTAGGCAAAATGCCCCTAAAGTAACAATACTTTTTACTGATGGAAATGATACTTCTAAAACGTTAGCAGAAGAACGCAATATGGGAATATTATATAGACATGAACAAGTAAGGCTAATTTTAGTAGGAGTTGGTCAAGCATCTTCAATTGATTTATACGCATTAGCAGATTGTGAGTATGGTAAGAATTGCTCACAAGTTATAGAATGCAAATGGAATGAGCTAACGGGTATAACAACCATTATTACAGACAAGATATGTGATATAGAATCAGGAGAAATTCCAAATCCACCCGAGACCCCTGGATCATCCGTTGTTACAAATCCAGATAACGTTGCATCTTGCCAAAATGATGAGGATTGTTATTGTAAAGATTTTTATGATGTTACATTAATTTTAGACGAATCATCAAGCATAGGTGAATTTAGATGGACTATGGAAGTTATTCCATTTGCAAAAGATgttataaacaatttaaatatagaCTATGATTCAGTACATGTAGGAGTTTTACTTTTTTCTCATTACGCTTTGGATCTTGTTCCATTTTCCGATGAAGCACGatacaataaatatacccttataaaaaaaatagacagtttaaaaacaaattatggAAATGGACATGAATCATTTATTGTTAAAACTTTAAAGTATGCATTATCTAATTACACAAAAGGCTCAGGTAGAACTAATGCACCTAAAATAACAATGCTGTTTACTGATGGCAATGACTCTAGTGAATCCGATATTGACATGTATAATATAGGATCATTGTATAGAACAGAAAGAGTAAAATTATTAGTAATAGGTGTTTCTATGGCTAGTGAAAATAAACTAAAACAATTAGTAGGTTGTGCACAAAATTTACCATGCCCATTTGTTATTAAAACAGAATGGGGAACTCTAGATGCTCTATCAAAGGTATTTgttgataaaatatgtgACACAGGATCAATATTGCCACCAGAAAGTAACAAACCTGAACCAGAAGCACCTACTCCACCATGCATAGGAAATGATTGTTTTTGTcatgatatatatgatttaaCAGTAATATTAGATGAATCAGGAAGTATAGGAGCTTATAATTGGGAAAAACAAGTTTACCCGTTTACTGAAAAATTTCTTAACAACTTAGAAATATCTGAGAATAAGGTTCACGTTGGAATCATGTTATTTGCACAATTTAATAGAGATTTTGTTAAGTTTTCTGACAAAGAAAGTTATGACAAAGAAAATTTGatgaaacaaataaaagGCTTAAAAGAGTCTTATAAATCAGGAggatatacatatataatagagGCTCTAAATTACGGTTTGGCAAATTATACACACCATGAAGCTAGTAGATCAGATGTGCCTAAAGTGACAATGCTATTTACTGATGGAAATAACACTAATCCAGGAGATAAATTATTGTCAGATGTAAGTTTGTTATATAAACaagaaaatgtaaaattgCTAGTTGTTGGTGTTGGCGCATCTACTATGGCCAACTTACGATTACTTGCGGGTTGCCACAAAACAGATGGAAATTGTCCACTTGCTACGAAGACCGAATGGGACAATCTTCAAgatatatcaaaattaaTGGCTGACAAAATATGTAATGCAGAGACTCCAGAAATTGAAGAGCCCGAATCTACATGCCTAGGTGATGAATGTTTATGTGAggattattttgatttaacATTTGTTGCCGTTCCATCAAGTAGCAAAGATTATAAAAAGAGAAGCGGGCTTATAAGATAtgctaaaaatataattaacaTGTTTAATAttgggaaaaaaaatgtccATGTATCgatttctatatatttaggAACAAAAAGTATCAATAGAGATTTCGATGATGCCATAGCATATGATAGAACAGGATTATTAAGAGTACTAGACCAAATggataattatttttctgaGGATAAAACAAACATATCTGAAGCTCTAGAAATAGGATTAAATCAAACATTTGGAAATGGCAATAGAGAAAAGGCTCCAAAGATTGCTTTGTTACTTACAGatagtaataatgataCATATGAAAAAAGCAGACTTGAgaatatatcaaaaaattatacagATAAAGGTGTTAAACTTTTAGTAATAGGAAAAGTGGATTTATCTAAGGAAATTTTATTCGTTGCAGGAGGAtgtgatataaataatgatacaTGTTCAAATGtacttatatataatagtttcattaatgataatagcattgaaaattttataggagaaaatatatgtgaTAACAGTAGTGTTAGTGGTAATGGCAATGGTAGTGGAGAATCAGGAGGTTCCCCTTTACCACCAAGTATTCAATGTACCGATGAGTTGTGTGAAGAATGTGATGATGATGTATGTGATAACAATCCTTCATGTAAAAAAGCTATGGATATAGTTATAGCATTAGATCAATCTAGAGGAATTACTAATTTACAATGGACAACTTATGTAAAACCATTTATGGTATATACAGTTAAGGAAAACTATTTATCCAAAAATCGATCACATGTAACGATAGTAAAAATGAAAGCAAACAGAGGCAAAGAACAATGGAGtttatatagaaaattaagttataaaaaaaatagaattcttaaaaaaattgacaAATTACAAATGTCCTATTccaatataataaatttggcagataatttaaaatatataagaacAAAAACTTTTAATAAGACACctgcatataaaaaaaaattaattataatgttAGTTGAAGGTAAATCAAATAGCGATTTAAATGAATTGAGAAAGGAAATTGAACTTttgaaattaaataaaataactttatatgtatatgcaaTAGATAATATTGACGAAAaggaatataaaatacTTGGAGATTGCGAAATATCATCTTCTATATGTGAAAATATAGTTAAAGTATCTTGggaaaatttattatcttcTGTAGaaatacataataaatttatttgtaataaataCCCCGAAGATGCAGAATGTTCTGAATGGGGAGAATGGAGTGCATGCCCTCAATTATCATGTGATAGAGCTATTAGCAAAAGAGAAAGAAAACGACCATATTATACAATAAAGGAAGAAGGCTATAGTGGCACTGAATATGGAAATTCTTGTATGGATTTAGGTTCCATAGAGTATAGAGCATGCCCTGTAAAAGATGAATGCAATGATGTTTGTGGTGATTTTGGTGAATGGAGCCAATGTAGTACTTCCTGTGGAGATGGTATAAGAATAAGAACCAGAAATGTATCACCAGACAATGAAATGTGCCaaacatttaataaaactGAAATAGAACCATGCAATATTCAAAGTTGTGGTTCTACAGAGATATGTGAAGATATTGGTAATTGGAGCGAATGGTCTGCTTGCTCAAAAACATGTGGATATTCTATTAGAGAAAGaaaatttacaatttttcCAGAAAGTATAGACGAGCATTCTTATTGTGAGCATTTTGAGAAAATTGAAACAGAGGTATGTTCAGTTCCAAAATgtgaaaatgaagaatgTTTTGATTGGGACGATTGGAGTGAATGGTCAGCACCATGTGGGCCCAGAAAAAGAGTTCAAAGAGCCcgtttatataaaaatagatcTGAAAGCTCATCAACTATTCCTAGACCCAATAGtggaaaaaatgataattgtGAAGATTTTTATCAAGATAAAATTGAATATGATGAAGAATCTAGTTGCCCTGATAATTCATGTGGTAGTTGGACAGAATGGTCCGAATGTGATAGACCATGTAATGTTGGAATGAGAATAAGGCattttattacaaatataGTTGGCTTTAATGAAGGAAATGATGATGAATGtttagaaaattataataaaatagaaacTGAACCTTGTTTAAATTTACCTATATGTAATTCTGGAGAATGTAATGATTGGGAAACATGGGTTGATTGTAAAACAGACAAGGATGCCTACACCTGTCATGTCCCAAATAAAAGAATCCTTACAAGAAAATTAGACTTATTAAAGAATCCCAAAACTGACACATCGCAAGCTTGTAATGATTATTCTCTTTTTAGAGAAGAAGATTGCCCAACAGGAAATACTCCTTGTGTTGATGCTTTATGTAATGAATGGGATGAATGGGGAAGCTGCTCAGAAACATGTGGGTTGGACTCATTCAGAATTaggaaaagaaaagaaCCATTAGAGTTAATACCAGCCTCTTCAGATATCAATGGAAATATTGGTTTAACTTGTGAAGAACAAAATATACGAattgaagaaaaagaagCTTGTAATGTTCCTGCTTGTGTACCTCCCGTTTTAGATGGATCGAATAATGGTGAAAATAGTGAAGGTGATAGTAGTGAAGGTTTTGGTACAGGTGAGAAAATTTCAATGGCTGCAGGTATAATTGGATTAGTAGGTTTAGCAGCTGGAGGTTTAATATATGGTTATAATACATTAAATGGAGGAGAGACACCACATAACTCTAATATGGAATTTGAAAAtgttgaaaataatgatggTATAATTGAAGAAGAAAACGAAGATTTCGAAGTTATCGATGCAAATGATCCGATGTGGAATTAA